Proteins from a single region of Juglans microcarpa x Juglans regia isolate MS1-56 chromosome 5S, Jm3101_v1.0, whole genome shotgun sequence:
- the LOC121268222 gene encoding calcium-dependent protein kinase 2-like, with translation MGCCSSKRNSPKPVVNTAHGSDIQTDQAQPFVQIQKVSATQTQPKPRPQPQPPIPAPPKPARPEIRPVPKPDTILGKPFEDIKKYYSLGKELGRGQFGITYLCTENSTGRTYACKSILKRKLASQSDKDDIKREIQLMQHLSGQPNIVEFRGAYEDRYSVHLVMELCAGGELFDRIIAEGHYSEKAAAAICRAIVNVVHICHFMGVMHRDLKPENFLLSTKDEGAMLKATDFGLSVFIEEGKVYRDLVGSAYYVAPEVLRRSYGKEIDIWSAGVILYILLSGVPPFWAETEKGIFDAILQGELDFESQPWPLISESAKDLVRKMLAQDPKKRITSGQVLEHPWIREGGDASDKPIDSAVLSRMKQFTAMNKLKKLALKVIAQNLSEEEIKGLKAMFTNMDTDKSGTITYEELKTGLARTGSRLSESEVKQLMEAADVDGNGTIDYIEFISATMHRHRLERDEHLFKAFQYFDKDSSGYITRDELENAMKEYGMGDEGSIREIISEVDADNDGRINYEEFCTMMRSGMQQPAKLF, from the exons ATGGGTTGCTGTAGCAGCAAGAGAAACTCTCCAAAACCAGTTGTAAACACTGCGCATGGATCAGACATCCAAACCGACCAAGCCCAACCTTTTGTGCAAATCCAGAAAGTTTCTGCCACTCAAACTCAACCAAAGCCAAGGCCACAGCCGCAGCCACCAATTCCAGCTCCACCAAAACCTGCACGACCGGAGATTAGGCCGGTGCCGAAGCCAGACACCATTCTGGGCAAACCCTTTGAAGACATTAAGAAGTACTACTCGCTTGGAAAAGAACTGGGCAGAGGCCAATTTGGCATCACTTATTTGTGCACCGAGAACTCAACTGGCCGCACTTACGCCTGTAAATCCATACTGAAGCGCAAGCTTGCCTCCCAGAGCGACAAGGATGACATCAAGAGAGAGATTCAGCTTATGCAGCATCTGTCTGGGCAGCCAAATATTGTGGAATTCAGGGGTGCTTATGAGGACAGGTATTCCGTGCACCTTGTGATGGAGCTTTGTGCTGGCGGTGAGCTTTTCGATAGAATCATCGCAGAGGGCCATTATTCTGAGAAGGCCGCCGCGGCGATTTGCCGCGCCATCGTGAATGTGGTCCACATCTGCCATTTTATGGGTGTGATGCATCGCGATCTTAAGCCCGAGAATTTCTTGCTGTCTACCAAGGATGAGGGGGCTATGTTGAAGGCAACTGATTTCGGGCTGTCTGTCTTCATTGAGGAAG GAAAGGTTTATCGTGATTTAGTGGGCAGTGCTTACTATGTCGCCCCTGAAGTATTGCGGCGTAGTTATGGAAAGGAAATTGATATTTGGAGTGCAGGAGTGATCTTATACATACTTCTCAGTGGTGTACCTCCATTTTGGgctg AAACTGAAAAGGGAATATTTGATGCTATACTGCAAGGAGAACTTGACTTTGAAAGTCAACCATGGCCATTGATTTCAGAAAGTGCAAAAGATCTAGTCAGGAAGATGCTGGCTCAGGACCCAAAAAAGCGGATAACTTCTGGACAAGTTCTTG AGCATCCATGGATTAGAGAAGGTGGCGATGCATCAGACAAGCCAATAGATAGTGCAGTTCTCTCAAGAATGAAGCAATTCACGGCTATGAATAAGCTCAAGAAGCTTGCATTGAAG GTCATTGCACAAAATCTAtctgaagaagaaattaaaggTCTTAAAGCAATGTTCACAAACATGGACACAGACAAGAGTGGCACAATCACGTACGAAGAACTGAAGACGGGTTTGGCTCGAACAGGGTCGCGACTCTCAGAGTCTGAAGTCAAGCAACTCATGGAAGCT GCTGATGTTGATGGAAATGGAACAATTGACTATATCGAATTTATATCTGCTACAATGCATAGACACAGGCTAGAAAGAGATGAGCATTTGTTTAAAGCATTTCAGTATTTTGATAAGGACAGCAGTGG GTATATTACGAGGGACGAGTTAGAGAATGCGATGAAGGAGTATGGAATGGGTGATGAAGGCAGCATCAGAGAAATTATTTCTGAGGTGGATGCAGATAAT GATGGGAGGATCAATTATGAAGAGTTTTGCACAATGATGAGAAGTGGAATGCAACAACCTGCAAAACTTTTCTAG
- the LOC121268223 gene encoding peroxidase 42, whose translation MASKALFFFALLSLLAVSLIRPASANNEEDPGLVMQFYKDSCPQAEDVIREQVRLLYKRHKNTAFSWLRNIFHDCAVQSCDASLLLDSTRRSLSEKETDRSFGLRNFRYLDTIKEAVERECPGVVSCADILVLSARDGIVAVGGPYIPLKTGRRDGRKSRAEVLEQYLPDHNESISVVLERFGAMGIDTPGVVALLGAHSVGRTHCVKLVHRLYPEVDPALNPGHVEHMLYKCPDAIPDPKAVQYVRNDRGTPMKLDNNYYRNILDNKGLLIVDHQLATDKRTKPYVKKMAKSQDYFFKEFSRAITILSENNPLTGTKGEIRKQCNVANKLH comes from the exons ATGGCTTCCAAAGCTCTCTTCTTCTTTGCTTTGTTGTCCTTATTAGCAGTTTCCCTCATCAGGCCTGCTTCTGCAAATAATGAGGAGGACCCAGGTCTTGTGATGCAATTTTACAAGGATTCATGCCCTCAGGCTGAAGACGTTATCCGTGAACAAGTCAGGCTCCTCTACAAGCGCCACAAGAACACTGCTTTCTCGTGGCTGAGGAACATCTTTCATGACTGTGCTGTTCAG TCATGTGATGCTTCACTGCTGCTGGACTCAACAAGGAGAAGCTTGTCTGAGAAGGAGACAGACAGGAGCTTCGGGCTAAGGAACTTCAGGTACCTCGACACCATCAAAGAAGCTGTGGAGAGGGAGTGCCCTGGAGTGGTTTCCTGTGCAGATATCCTTGTATTGTCTGCTAGAGATGGCATTGTTGCG GTGGGAGGCCCTTACATCCCTCTCAAGACTGGCAGAAGAGATGGTAGGAAGAGCAGAGCAGAAGTGCTCGAGCAGTACCTCCCAGACCACAATGAGAGTATCTCTGTTGTCCTTGAGAGATTTGGTGCCATGGGTATTGACACCCCTGGAGTGGTTGCTTTGCTAG GAGCTCACAGTGTTGGTCGAACTCACTGTGTGAAGCTGGTGCACCGATTATACCCAGAAGTTGACCCTGCGCTCAACCCTGGCCATGTTGAGCACATGCTCTACAAGTGCCCTGATGCAATCCCAGACCCCAAGGCTGTTCAGTATGTGAGAAACGATCGTGGGACCCCAATGAAGCTAGACAATAACTATTACAGGAACATATTGGATAACAAAGGATTGTTGATAGTGGACCACCAACTTGCCACTGATAAGAGGACCAAGCCTTATGTGAAGAAAATGGCCAAGAGCCAGGACTACTTTTTCAAGGAGTTTTCCAGAGCCATCACCATTCTCTCTGAGAACAACCCTCTTACTGGCACAAAGGGTGAGATCAGAAAGCAGTGCAATGTTGCCAACAAGCTTCACTGA